Genomic DNA from Mixophyes fleayi isolate aMixFle1 chromosome 7, aMixFle1.hap1, whole genome shotgun sequence:
TATCCTTATCATTATTCTATGTACTATATATGTTGCCATTTCTAACTCACTTTCAATTAAACTTTATTGGTTCAAATTTTCTCTATCCACCCCATGTAATTATTACTATATTACACTATTAATATGGACATCATAATATCTAACATCTAATCATCACAAACATCATCCGATCACCCTGGACAATAATCCTCATCCCGTCTTAACACCTTACATTCCCCATACCCCATACCTTAGTCCTTATTTTCAGTACTCCACATATTATTGTAAGTACAGCATGGCATATAATGTATCATCAGAGTTTTATGTGCTGCACTCTATTGCCTGTTGTACCCCTATGCTTTTCAGTTTTTGTTCATCCAAACCTACTTCCACTGCGCTTCTCCCTCACCCATCAATCATTACTATTCACCACAGCATAGCTTTTTCCATCTCTGCTCTATGCACCATACTCCCCTATAACTAATACCACAAAGCACAGTAAATTTACATTCTCCATAAATACCAATAACCATAACAAATCAAGTGCTCCTTTAACAACTAACAGTTTTGCCTTCTACACCTCTTAGTACATTCCTACTGGATCCGCACACTATTACCAGACTCCCTCATGGAAAATCTTCAGATCCCGGCTGACTTTCTACATCTACTGATCTGGCTCCTTTATATCACTACTCCAACCAACACTCCATGGATACGGAAAGATAAGTGTAACTTGGGTTCTTGGTCTTCTACCTGGAGGAACCAGTGACAGCAGCACATTCTATCCCTCACTAGCCAAGCAAAGTAGTGTAGCTCCAATTACACTCCTACAGCACCCCTCCCTGCTCATTTAAACACATCTTCCCTCAAAGACAAATCTAATTTGTGCTGATCTATGGCATAGCTTAATTCATCATTGTGCCTATCTCACCGTTGGGTGGAACATCCCCCATCGGCACAAAACCTGCCAAGCTCCCGTGCAAAATTTCTGTACTCTGCATTTTGTTCCACGAACCAACATGCAGTCCTGTAAAAATAGGTTCACTGTCCATCATTCCTGATGCTACAGAGGCTCCTGAGAAACACTGCAAtacatatgtgtattttatgtatttcttGTGTAGTAAATTTAAAAGGGACAGTAAAATTAGAATATACATTTTCAACACATAATGTCCCCTTTACAAATTTACAATCACATATGGAAAAGCACCAATACTGAGGCAGAATTTCAAATGTTTTTATTCTATAACTCTCAAAGCTCTGAAAGTATATAGTTAACTAGATGAAAAAGAAAACTTTATTTATGGCAGATAATATCAGCACCCAGAGCAGTTTGCTATAATGATGTAAttgcataatattttattttaccctAGAGGGATTTGATTAACACATGCATTATAAAGAGAGTATAAAATCACCCATATAACTCATCCCTGATGTGAAGCAAGGACTGGAACAGGACGTGCTCTACAGTTTCATCATTAGCACATCTATTTGTAGGTCATTTTAATCTGCTATaacacaattatatatttatatcacagaTAATTTAGAAAATGTGGAGAATATTTCTTCAGGCATGTGTAGCTGAAAATCAGCAGCAATACAACACTGTGTACTATGTAGGTAGGAAATGCACTGTCGCTAAAatgtcttttttgtatttttgtatggaGAATCCTTAACAAGTTGCATGTATATCAGCTGAATTTCAGCCACAATGTTTTAGATCAGTGAAAATGTAATTTTCccttgaaaaaatgttttttgcctATTTCATAATtaggggcctggttcattaaagatcttaacttaagaaacttcttatttcagtctcttggacaaaaccatgttacaatgcaaggggtgcaaattagtattctgttttgcacataagttaaatactgactgttttttcatgtagcacacaaatacttgatagcttatttgtacactgaaatttaaagttgatatttgtgtgcgacatgaaaaaacagtcagtatttaacttatgtgcaaaacagaatacttattttcaccccttgcattgtaacatggttttgtccaggagacttaaataagaaatttcttaagttaagatccttaatgaatcaggccctagatttttAAAGAGTAAAATTTGATTTAAGAAGCAAATATattaaacacataaaatatatataactagtGACGTGCAATTGAGGTACTATGTTTGCATCATTGCATTTATAACCCTTTTATGCATTCTGTATTTCTTCAATGTAACTGATATATTTTTCCTTAATGTGCTGATAAAAACCCGTTGTATCAAGCTAACTGCAATACCAATCTGTAATATGCGTAAGCTGTAtagaatgatttaaaaaaaaacttagagGTAATTGAACATGAAGAAATGAAAttatagattttctttttttatgttacaTGGATGATGAAAGAGGTATTAATAGCCCATACCTTAAATTCTGTAGCAAGAGGCACAACGACACCCATTACAGCTGGAAGAAATTAGATGTAATCTCCATCAATGGAAAGGGTTCTTTGCTGTAAGAGCCTTGGAACTGACCAAAACTCCTACAAGAACTGTTTTTTGGCAAACTCTGTAGGAAAATGTGATAAAGGAGTGGACATTttcctaataaaaaataatatacaatgctATGTGCTTTAATAACACAATATTGTATATTGACCCAATATATTGTACAGTTGGCAGCAAGTAATGTTTGCCTTGTTAAGATAAATTGGACTATGCTTTATAGGGTTACTAGATCAGCTGGGTTTTAAGGTTGAAATGCTGAACCTGGTGACATACAGTTTTTTACAATCTAAATAACCATGTAACTATATGTAACATATATGTAATCACTGTAACATTTGATAGTGAGTAGATGAAATGCCCTTGTATACACTCCAATAATTACACAAGTATATCGTTTCTATCCTTTTTTTATGATACTAATGTAGTAATAGAATAGGACCTTACTGCTTCAATCTCTTTAATTTATTTCACTTGTAAGTTCACATTTTAATAACAGACCAAAGAATAAGCACATTTTCAAGAAGAGGTTCCGTTTTCTATTAGATTTCATTCATTTGTTTAACTCATTCATTATGTTTCAGCTGCTAGGCacattacaataaatgtaaacTTTATCTTGATTCAAAAGCATTATGGCAACTTAAAAAAGTGACatgaatatatgaaaatatcTTGTAAAATACATCCTTATACTTCTTGAGTCAGAATGTCATCACTTATATTTGGAGAGTAATGATGCCAGTACTCCTCTAAGTTACAACTCATGATTGGAGAGTAGTGATGCCACTAGTGTAACTTGACCATTTTTAAAGTGTTCAGTCATGTATGACTACCAGTAAAGGTAAAACACACCTGGACACGGAGCATCGCCTCAATAAGAAAACTTGCTGTGTTTCAAATTAAGGAAATAAGGAATAATGTATCCCTACTGTACAACAAAATGCATATTAAATGTCACTTTGGAGCAGCCTCATACTTTTATTTGGTCAAGAAAAGTCTCAGTGGCTTCTAACATCTATTTTAAAGCAAAATTATATTAGAATATTGGTAGTCAACTTGGAGTTTCGTGAACCTTATAAAACTATGTGTCCTGTAGTCTCATCATTTTATTTACTTCTCAGTGATTTCTAATctcttatattttacaataagtgGTGCAGTGTTTACTTAATTGTTTCTtacatcatattattattttcttgcagAAAGGTGACAACATTTGAAGGATAACGACACATCTATTATAGAATTCcacattttgccattttccctcAAATCTGCCGATAAACCTCTTATTTTCAGTGTTTTCTTCTCACTATATCTGATTGGAATAATGGTGAATATAGTTATAATTGCAGTTATATGTTTGGATTCTCGTTTACACACccccatgtatctatttctctgtaacttgtcctttgtagATATATGTTACACAACAGTAACTGTCCCTAAACTACTAGATATATTACGGTCTGGGAATAACACAGTTTCCTTCTTAGAGTGCTTAACTCAGATGCACTTTTTCTTCATAGCTGGTATCACAGAGGATGCACTTTTATTTGTGATGGGATATGACCGATTTATTGCAATCTGTCATCCATTACACTACCACCGTATACTGAGCAAGAAAATCTGTATCATGCTTATAATTACTATCTGGCTCTATGCATATTCAACTGCCATGACATACATTTTTTCTGTCCttaaaatgtcattctgccattCTGTTACAATTCATCATTTTTTCTGTGAGCCTATAGCTCTGGTTAGCATCTCTTGTTCTGGCTCCAACATGTTTTATATCATCACTTATGTTAACATAGTGCTACTTGGCATTTGTCCGTTCTTGAGCAATGTGAtatcatatataaaaattatcagTGTTATATTGCATATTAAATCGAGGGATGGAAGAAGAAAAGCtttctccacctgctcatcccacctcaccGTCATGGTCATCTACTATGTTAACGGTATATCCGTATTTATGATACCACCATCAGATCAAAACAACTTCTTAGAACAGATCTTGACTGTGCTGTATACAACATTGATACCCATGGTAAATCCTCTCATATATAGTCTAcgcaataaagaaataaagagagCTCTTCAGAGATTACTGGCATAGCTGATACCCGCTCATTAGCTTTTACGTGACATTTTTCCTATATGGctatacatttatatgtaaatGATATCTGAACCGCAGCCATAGTG
This window encodes:
- the LOC142098468 gene encoding olfactory receptor 1-like; this translates as MDDERGINSPYLKFCSKRHNDTHYSWKKLDVISINGKGSLLVFFSLYLIGIMVNIVIIAVICLDSRLHTPMYLFLCNLSFVDICYTTVTVPKLLDILRSGNNTVSFLECLTQMHFFFIAGITEDALLFVMGYDRFIAICHPLHYHRILSKKICIMLIITIWLYAYSTAMTYIFSVLKMSFCHSVTIHHFFCEPIALVSISCSGSNMFYIITYVNIVLLGICPFLSNVISYIKIISVILHIKSRDGRRKAFSTCSSHLTVMVIYYVNGISVFMIPPSDQNNFLEQILTVLYTTLIPMVNPLIYSLRNKEIKRALQRLLA